A region of Candidatus Krumholzibacteriia bacterium DNA encodes the following proteins:
- a CDS encoding DUF5668 domain-containing protein: protein MSDENNPHFVGVKTSNPHVQLTAGAVLGGQPRHRGRRGLATGVALMLLGVLFLLANLRLVDFRFTWDAWPLFIVIFGVVRMIDSPNRGSGLWLIAIGLWLFVNEWEIWGLTYHDSWPLLVVLVGLSMVWKAVRGSTAPPSEGGSR from the coding sequence ATGAGTGACGAGAACAATCCCCATTTCGTCGGGGTGAAGACGTCTAACCCACACGTGCAACTGACGGCGGGCGCCGTTCTGGGCGGGCAACCCCGTCACCGCGGCCGGCGTGGCCTGGCCACGGGTGTCGCCCTGATGTTGCTGGGTGTGCTCTTCTTGCTGGCGAACCTGCGGCTCGTCGACTTCCGCTTCACCTGGGATGCATGGCCGCTCTTCATCGTGATCTTCGGCGTGGTTCGGATGATCGACAGCCCGAATCGCGGTAGCGGACTCTGGCTGATCGCCATCGGCCTCTGGCTCTTCGTCAACGAGTGGGAAATCTGGGGTCTCACGTATCATGATTCCTGGCCGCTCCTGGTCGTCCTGGTCGGCTTGTCGATGGTGTGGAAGGCGGTGCGCGGCAGCACCGCTCCGCCCAGCGAGGGAGGCTCCCGATGA
- a CDS encoding glycine cleavage T C-terminal barrel domain-containing protein → MTAAAHPGLQAQYEALRRHAGLLDLTARGKLRLGGADRGRFLNDLLTNDILVLRPGQGCNALKVTLQGKMEAALRILCFEDELWCDLDAEPLAALLRTLRMRILRAAVTVEDTSAAWALFSLQGPEAVAVLEKLGVSAGGLGELHRHAGTVLAGIEVHLVRSDHTGEGGYDVWVPEAAAGSLRAALLEAGAVPVGPEALEVRRIEAGIPRQGVEITTERFPQEAGLEAGWISYTKGCFFGQETIARLHHLGHVNRHLCGVCLDADSARSFGDAQLLDAANAGEALPRPGSVVVVDGKEVGMVTSAVRSLGLGVPVALAYVRRDFAQPDTAVRIQVGAASLPGRIVTLPFL, encoded by the coding sequence ATGACGGCGGCGGCGCACCCGGGCCTCCAGGCCCAGTACGAAGCGCTGCGCCGGCACGCCGGCCTCCTCGATCTCACGGCGCGCGGCAAGCTGCGCCTGGGCGGCGCCGACCGCGGTCGCTTCCTCAACGATCTCTTGACGAACGACATCCTAGTACTGCGGCCGGGCCAAGGCTGCAACGCTCTCAAGGTGACGCTGCAGGGGAAGATGGAGGCGGCGCTCCGGATCCTCTGCTTCGAGGACGAGCTCTGGTGCGATCTGGACGCAGAGCCTCTGGCGGCGCTGCTCCGGACGCTGCGCATGCGCATCCTCCGCGCTGCGGTCACGGTGGAGGACACGAGCGCAGCCTGGGCGCTCTTCTCCTTGCAAGGGCCCGAGGCGGTGGCGGTGCTCGAGAAGTTGGGCGTGAGCGCTGGCGGGCTCGGCGAGTTGCATCGCCACGCCGGAACCGTGCTCGCCGGCATCGAAGTGCATCTCGTGCGCAGCGATCACACCGGCGAGGGTGGCTACGATGTCTGGGTGCCGGAGGCCGCCGCGGGCAGCTTGCGCGCCGCGTTGCTCGAAGCGGGGGCCGTGCCCGTGGGCCCGGAAGCGCTCGAGGTCCGCCGCATCGAGGCGGGCATCCCCCGGCAGGGGGTCGAGATCACCACGGAGCGTTTCCCCCAGGAAGCGGGGCTCGAGGCCGGCTGGATCAGCTACACCAAGGGCTGCTTCTTTGGCCAGGAGACGATCGCACGGCTGCATCACCTCGGGCACGTGAACCGCCACCTGTGCGGCGTCTGCCTCGATGCCGACTCGGCGCGATCGTTCGGTGACGCACAGCTCCTGGATGCAGCGAACGCCGGCGAAGCGTTGCCACGGCCGGGGTCAGTTGTCGTGGTCGACGGCAAGGAGGTGGGTATGGTGACGAGCGCGGTGCGCTCCCTCGGTCTCGGAGTTCCGGTTGCCCTCGCCTACGTCCGTCGCGACTTCGCCCAGCCCGACACCGCGGTCCGCATCCAGGTCGGGGCCGCGTCCCTTCCCGGACGCATCGTGACGCTGCCGTTCCTTTGA
- a CDS encoding DUF5668 domain-containing protein, protein MNSTRSGWLTPQFVLGLFIIVVGILYMLDNLGRVDIDRFTDFWPLLLIGVGLVKLGQHSTTPGRLGAALWILVGAWILAWNLNAIPFAFWDFWPLLLILAGASVLWRTWRRHERPAPPGDTVSTITAFCIWSGADRKSNSPDFRGGELTAIMGGVDADLTQAKIKDGEAVLDVFAFWGGIDIKVPADWTVVCQVNPFMGAYEDNTKPPTGNTTQRLVLRGLVVMGGIEVNN, encoded by the coding sequence ATGAACTCCACTCGTAGTGGCTGGCTCACACCTCAATTCGTCCTGGGTCTCTTCATCATCGTCGTCGGCATCTTGTACATGCTCGACAACTTGGGACGGGTGGACATTGATCGCTTCACGGACTTCTGGCCCTTGTTGCTGATCGGCGTCGGCTTGGTCAAGCTGGGTCAACATTCCACCACGCCCGGCCGCCTCGGCGCGGCGCTCTGGATCCTGGTGGGGGCCTGGATCCTGGCGTGGAACCTGAACGCCATCCCCTTCGCCTTCTGGGACTTCTGGCCGCTCCTTCTCATCCTCGCCGGCGCCTCGGTGCTCTGGCGCACTTGGAGGCGCCACGAGCGCCCAGCCCCTCCGGGCGATACGGTGTCGACGATCACGGCGTTCTGCATCTGGAGCGGCGCCGATCGCAAGAGCAACTCGCCGGACTTCCGCGGTGGTGAGCTGACCGCCATCATGGGTGGCGTCGATGCCGACTTGACCCAGGCCAAGATCAAGGACGGCGAGGCCGTGCTGGATGTCTTCGCCTTCTGGGGCGGCATCGACATCAAAGTGCCCGCCGACTGGACCGTGGTCTGCCAGGTGAACCCCTTCATGGGCGCTTACGAGGACAACACGAAGCCCCCCACCGGAAACACGACGCAGCGCCTCGTGTTGCGCGGCCTCGTCGTCATGGGCGGCATCGAAGTGAATAACTGA
- a CDS encoding response regulator transcription factor — translation MSATKPLILIVEDEEDMLLGLQHNLEYESYRTLTARNGRDGLEKALTGTADLILLDVMLPELSGFDLLRELRRRKVRTPVILLTSKSLEADKLSGFALGADDYVTKPFSIQELLARVRAVLQRARARPEPESMFHFGDVEVDFVERRLRRHGEPVALALKEFEILHLLVRYQGELVTREQMLQEVWGYEDGNLPETRTVDNHVAKLRTKLGADCIETVPKLGYRFLGKGKDRSRPRPSLESPREEA, via the coding sequence ATGAGCGCGACGAAACCGCTCATCCTGATCGTGGAGGACGAGGAGGACATGCTCCTCGGCCTGCAGCACAATTTGGAGTACGAGAGCTACCGGACGCTGACGGCTAGGAACGGCCGCGACGGCCTCGAGAAAGCGCTCACCGGCACCGCCGACCTGATCCTCCTCGACGTCATGCTGCCGGAGCTCAGCGGTTTCGACCTGCTGCGCGAGCTGCGCCGCCGCAAGGTCCGGACGCCGGTCATCTTGCTCACCTCCAAGAGCCTGGAGGCCGACAAGCTGAGCGGCTTCGCCCTGGGTGCCGACGACTACGTCACCAAGCCGTTCAGCATCCAAGAGCTCCTCGCCCGGGTGCGGGCGGTGCTGCAGCGCGCCCGGGCGCGGCCGGAGCCGGAGTCGATGTTCCACTTTGGCGACGTCGAAGTGGACTTCGTGGAACGGCGCCTGCGGCGCCACGGCGAGCCGGTGGCGCTGGCTCTCAAGGAGTTCGAGATCCTGCATCTACTGGTGCGCTATCAGGGGGAGCTGGTGACGCGGGAGCAGATGCTGCAGGAAGTCTGGGGATACGAGGACGGCAATCTGCCCGAAACGCGCACCGTGGACAACCATGTCGCCAAGCTCCGCACCAAGCTCGGCGCGGATTGCATCGAGACCGTTCCCAAGCTCGGGTATCGGTTTTTGGGCAAGGGCAAGGATCGCTCGCGTCCCAGGCCCTCCTTGGAAAGCCCACGGGAGGAAGCATGA
- a CDS encoding response regulator, with product MSETRTRLRALLVDDEELARTVLRELLATHADIEVAGECANGFEAVKAVSELQPDLVFLDIQMPKLNGFEVLELLDRDVAVVFVTAYDQYALRAFEVHAVDYLLKPFGEERLAAALIEARRRLQAQERLPVAALAAAARPQGPLERILIRDGARVHILSVEHIDYVEAQDDYVLFHSGGKKYMKHETLANLETQLDAKRFVRIHRSYLLHIERLSRVEPYAKDSRVAILQDGTKLPVSRAGYTRLSTLL from the coding sequence GTGAGCGAGACACGCACCCGCCTGCGCGCCCTCCTGGTGGACGACGAGGAGCTGGCGCGGACCGTGCTGCGCGAGCTGCTCGCCACGCACGCGGACATCGAAGTCGCCGGCGAGTGTGCCAACGGCTTCGAGGCGGTGAAGGCGGTGAGCGAGCTGCAGCCGGACCTCGTCTTCCTGGACATCCAGATGCCGAAGCTGAACGGCTTCGAGGTGCTCGAGCTCCTGGACCGTGACGTAGCCGTCGTCTTCGTCACCGCTTACGATCAGTACGCCTTGCGCGCTTTCGAGGTCCACGCCGTCGACTACCTCTTGAAGCCGTTCGGCGAGGAGCGCTTGGCGGCGGCGCTCATAGAGGCACGCCGGCGCCTCCAGGCGCAGGAACGTTTGCCGGTCGCCGCCCTCGCGGCTGCGGCGCGCCCCCAAGGACCCCTGGAGCGCATCCTCATCCGCGACGGCGCGCGGGTGCATATCCTCAGCGTCGAGCACATCGATTACGTCGAAGCTCAGGACGACTATGTCCTCTTCCACAGCGGCGGCAAGAAGTACATGAAACACGAAACGCTGGCGAATCTGGAGACGCAGCTCGATGCAAAGCGCTTCGTCCGCATCCACCGCTCCTACCTGCTCCACATCGAGCGCTTGTCCCGCGTCGAGCCCTACGCCAAGGACAGCCGCGTCGCCATCCTGCAAGACGGCACGAAACTCCCCGTGAGTCGCGCGGGCTACACACGCCTCTCGACCTTGCTTTGA
- a CDS encoding histidine kinase, with product MSPILANPRFLALYLGGWLPLGGLLAAAFVQQAGISWGEALLVALPLALIHASLSLATWYLCRALPLRREHAVRLAVAHVGAAAASSALWLLLGRIWASVLAPAFADSVSRIEMRNPLLFFAGVLVFLFAAAVHYILLAFEASRRAERTGLELQVLARDAELRALRAQLDPHFLFNSLNSINALVSVDPKKARQMCVLLSDLLRTSLQVGAQATIPLEQELALVREYLGVEALRFGERLRPEFRIEPGLEALAVPSLLLQPLVENSITHGIANLVNGGFVRLEVRRNGAALILAVENSIDPETPRRAGSGTGIENVRKRLRLSYGGRATLSTSENAECFRTEITLPLELDPATLTPGVEL from the coding sequence GTGAGCCCGATCCTCGCCAACCCACGTTTTCTCGCCCTCTACCTGGGGGGCTGGCTGCCGCTCGGTGGCCTCCTCGCCGCAGCCTTCGTGCAGCAGGCCGGCATCTCTTGGGGCGAGGCGCTGCTCGTCGCGTTGCCGCTCGCCCTCATTCATGCCTCCTTGTCCCTCGCCACCTGGTATCTGTGCCGGGCGCTGCCACTGCGGCGAGAACACGCCGTACGCCTCGCTGTGGCGCACGTCGGCGCTGCCGCCGCCTCGAGCGCGCTCTGGCTACTTCTCGGACGCATCTGGGCTTCCGTCCTCGCTCCCGCATTCGCCGATTCGGTGAGCCGGATCGAGATGCGCAACCCGCTGCTCTTTTTCGCCGGCGTGCTCGTTTTCCTCTTCGCCGCCGCGGTGCACTACATTCTTCTGGCCTTCGAAGCCTCCCGCCGCGCCGAACGCACCGGCCTCGAGCTGCAAGTACTGGCCCGGGATGCGGAGCTGCGCGCGCTGCGCGCGCAGCTCGATCCGCACTTCCTCTTCAACAGCCTGAATTCGATCAACGCCCTCGTCTCGGTGGATCCGAAGAAAGCGCGGCAAATGTGCGTGCTGCTCTCGGACCTCCTGCGCACGAGCCTGCAGGTGGGAGCCCAGGCGACGATCCCGCTCGAGCAGGAGCTGGCGTTGGTGCGGGAATACCTAGGAGTAGAAGCGTTGCGCTTCGGCGAGCGCTTGCGCCCGGAGTTCCGCATCGAGCCCGGTCTCGAGGCCCTGGCCGTACCCAGCCTACTCCTGCAGCCGCTGGTGGAGAACAGCATCACCCATGGCATCGCGAATCTCGTGAACGGTGGCTTCGTGCGCCTCGAGGTGCGCCGAAACGGCGCCGCACTGATCCTGGCAGTGGAGAACTCCATCGACCCCGAGACTCCGCGCCGTGCCGGCTCGGGCACGGGAATCGAGAACGTGCGCAAGCGCCTGCGTCTTTCCTACGGCGGACGTGCCACGCTCAGCACCAGCGAGAACGCCGAGTGCTTCCGTACCGAGATCACGCTACCCTTGGAACTGGATCCCGCGACCCTCACACCCGGGGTGGAGTTGTGA